One genomic segment of Trichococcus shcherbakoviae includes these proteins:
- a CDS encoding (4Fe-4S)-binding protein: MNESELLASGYRKYTGEKIDVYFNLSVCTYSGNCVRENNAIFDTKRKPWILADADTPEEVARVIHTCPSGALKYRLKGSEEILPTFPLGAMKPEQTEDSPEEKNDCPPEKTKK; the protein is encoded by the coding sequence ATGAATGAATCTGAACTATTAGCGAGTGGCTATCGAAAATATACAGGAGAAAAGATCGATGTCTACTTCAATTTAAGCGTCTGCACGTACTCCGGCAACTGCGTGCGGGAGAACAATGCAATCTTCGACACGAAAAGAAAACCTTGGATTTTGGCTGATGCCGATACGCCTGAAGAAGTGGCGCGCGTCATTCATACTTGCCCATCCGGAGCGCTGAAGTATCGCTTGAAAGGCTCCGAAGAAATCTTGCCGACCTTTCCCCTAGGAGCCATGAAACCCGAACAAACTGAAGACAGCCCTGAGGAAAAAAATGATTGCCCGCCGGAAAAAACTAAAAAATAG
- a CDS encoding Crp/Fnr family transcriptional regulator, with the protein MSKSIQLFDGMTDEQVQTILSKLPSRKYKKNHMLIFEDDPIEKIYIIKSGMLKVYRMHEGKELILGFAKRHEVLGEIELFSDGNALSSVEVIEDGEIYYLSQADFTTLLYENKALLKNIFRIYNQRFKALNRQIQNLTFHSVHTRVCRTLLDFIENSEASTDLIIQHTNQSTIASIIGATRESVSKTFKDLQDEKIIALESKKIRILNLSKLKAYANI; encoded by the coding sequence ATGAGTAAAAGCATTCAACTATTTGATGGCATGACCGACGAACAAGTACAAACCATCCTTTCAAAGCTCCCATCAAGGAAGTACAAGAAAAACCATATGCTTATCTTCGAGGATGACCCCATCGAAAAAATTTACATCATCAAGAGCGGCATGCTGAAGGTATATCGCATGCATGAGGGGAAAGAGCTCATACTCGGTTTCGCAAAAAGACATGAAGTACTTGGCGAAATAGAACTTTTTTCGGACGGCAACGCCCTATCTTCTGTTGAAGTGATTGAAGACGGAGAAATTTACTATTTATCCCAAGCGGATTTCACTACCTTGCTGTATGAAAATAAAGCCCTTCTGAAAAATATCTTCCGTATTTATAACCAAAGATTCAAAGCATTGAACAGGCAAATACAGAATCTCACATTCCATAGCGTCCACACCCGCGTCTGTCGTACCCTGCTTGACTTTATCGAAAACAGTGAGGCTTCCACTGATCTGATCATCCAGCATACGAACCAAAGCACGATCGCCAGCATCATCGGCGCGACCCGGGAATCCGTCTCAAAAACATTCAAAGATCTGCAGGACGAAAAAATCATCGCTTTGGAATCAAAAAAGATCCGCATCTTAAACCTTTCAAAGTTGAAAGCTTACGCAAACATCTAG
- a CDS encoding histidine phosphatase family protein, whose protein sequence is MKKTLYLMRHGQTLFNVRRKIQGACDSPLTELGIQQAGIASAYFDAIDLDHAYSSTAERACDTLEIVTNELMPYQRLKGLKEMHFGTFEGESEDLNPKDKSTFFVQYGGESGDQVMERMVRTCTEIMEQDDHQNVLAVSHAGACIHFLRAWQDPREVVKNGITNCCVFKYEYDVEAKTFALLEVERHGF, encoded by the coding sequence ATGAAAAAAACGTTGTACTTGATGCGCCATGGCCAGACCCTTTTCAATGTCCGCAGAAAAATCCAGGGCGCCTGCGATTCGCCGTTGACGGAGCTCGGCATCCAGCAAGCCGGAATCGCGAGTGCCTACTTTGATGCAATCGACCTCGACCACGCCTACAGCTCCACAGCCGAGCGCGCCTGCGATACGCTGGAGATCGTGACGAACGAATTGATGCCCTACCAACGCCTGAAAGGCCTGAAGGAAATGCACTTCGGTACCTTCGAAGGCGAAAGCGAAGATCTGAATCCCAAAGACAAAAGTACCTTTTTCGTTCAGTACGGCGGCGAATCCGGCGACCAGGTAATGGAACGGATGGTCCGTACTTGCACCGAAATCATGGAACAGGATGATCATCAAAACGTGCTCGCCGTTTCCCATGCCGGCGCCTGCATCCACTTCCTGCGCGCATGGCAGGATCCCCGTGAAGTAGTGAAGAACGGCATCACCAACTGCTGCGTCTTCAAGTACGAATACGACGTAGAAGCGAAAACTTTTGCGCTGTTGGAAGTCGAACGGCATGGGTTTTAA
- a CDS encoding metallophosphoesterase family protein, producing MFNRNHRMKVLFATLIIVTAMAGCAKEPYRDSAVEESVATKDAPHTLDVFHIAFAPGADETERTFSWHTRGMNKKGVVELSQLDEEGNVLSSETFEAAGEGILRGFSSHKATITGLEENQLYSYRFGDGHRAWSESYTFRTQATEDDDFNFLFFGDPQIGAGDGAQIDADGWDRTVTTATEMFPDTAFLVSAGDQVNTAHNLKQYDGWFFPEELTFYPIMTLIGNHDYTPFADYFNPPNETGLGADDAGSDFYFTYGNTLFIALNTQRNNIEEHREAMELAVAENPEATHRIVLMHKSIYSSADHARDEDVLAFRDGLVPVFDELDIDVALMGHDHVYVRTYQMKGDAVVEEIAYDEAGAAVDPEGTLYLTGNSASDSKYYDMQDSSVYERYAAVALQLEEPTFMNVEVTDDSLTFTTYKTADQSVVDAYSIVKVDSGE from the coding sequence ATGTTCAACAGAAATCACAGGATGAAAGTCCTTTTTGCAACACTAATAATAGTGACGGCTATGGCCGGCTGCGCGAAGGAACCATACAGGGATTCCGCAGTCGAAGAATCGGTGGCAACCAAAGATGCTCCTCATACATTGGATGTATTCCATATAGCTTTTGCCCCCGGAGCGGATGAAACGGAGCGGACGTTCAGTTGGCATACCCGGGGCATGAACAAAAAAGGCGTAGTGGAGCTGAGCCAGCTGGATGAAGAAGGCAATGTCCTGTCGAGCGAAACGTTTGAGGCGGCTGGCGAAGGTATTTTACGCGGTTTTTCAAGCCACAAAGCCACTATCACCGGACTGGAGGAGAACCAGCTTTATTCCTACCGCTTCGGTGATGGCCACCGTGCCTGGTCGGAATCCTATACATTCCGGACGCAGGCGACCGAGGACGATGACTTCAACTTCCTGTTCTTCGGCGATCCGCAGATTGGAGCGGGCGATGGCGCCCAGATCGATGCAGACGGATGGGACCGGACGGTGACGACCGCGACGGAAATGTTTCCCGACACAGCCTTTCTTGTATCAGCGGGAGATCAGGTGAACACAGCCCACAATCTGAAACAATATGATGGTTGGTTCTTCCCGGAAGAACTGACCTTCTATCCGATCATGACCCTAATCGGCAACCATGATTACACGCCTTTTGCCGATTATTTCAATCCGCCCAACGAGACGGGGCTGGGCGCGGATGATGCCGGCAGTGACTTTTATTTTACCTATGGGAACACGCTGTTTATCGCCTTGAACACCCAAAGAAACAATATCGAAGAGCATCGGGAAGCAATGGAATTGGCTGTAGCGGAAAATCCGGAGGCTACGCATCGAATTGTGCTGATGCATAAATCCATCTACAGCAGTGCCGATCATGCGCGCGATGAGGATGTGTTGGCTTTCCGGGACGGATTGGTACCGGTCTTCGATGAACTTGATATCGATGTGGCTTTGATGGGGCATGACCATGTCTATGTGCGAACCTATCAGATGAAAGGCGATGCGGTCGTTGAGGAAATCGCCTACGATGAGGCAGGCGCCGCTGTCGATCCGGAAGGCACACTGTATTTGACCGGTAACTCAGCTTCTGACTCCAAATATTACGACATGCAGGATTCCTCCGTCTATGAACGCTATGCCGCCGTTGCGCTGCAGTTGGAGGAACCGACTTTTATGAATGTCGAAGTGACCGACGATTCCCTAACTTTCACAACCTATAAAACCGCCGATCAGTCGGTTGTGGATGCTTACAGCATTGTGAAGGTGGATTCGGGGGAATGA
- a CDS encoding alpha/beta hydrolase — protein MIVETIKLYPEREDVTLTTYVLQDSPELLDGATRPAVLICPGGAYLSCSDREAEPVAMRFAAMGYHAFVLRYSVYLEKGEAFESIFGGVDRREHTVFPAAIRDIGKAMLTIHEHSWEWLVDTERIALCGFSAGAHNAATYSVYWDKPILTDYYQVSEEKLRPAATILGYTLSDYLFMKATEKDEMGTLLFDASVTSLLGEATPSDKTLKEVSPALLVTEKTPPMFLWATASDALVPVGHTLRMGMALSERDIPFEMHVFEEGPHGLSLATQATANAKTLVDQNAAKWIDLADAWLLKRFSLDLQDKTEWD, from the coding sequence ATGATTGTTGAAACGATAAAATTGTATCCGGAACGGGAAGACGTCACGCTGACGACTTATGTACTGCAGGATTCGCCGGAATTACTGGACGGCGCAACGCGTCCGGCCGTACTGATCTGCCCTGGCGGCGCCTATCTTTCCTGTTCGGATCGGGAAGCTGAGCCAGTGGCGATGCGGTTTGCAGCGATGGGCTATCATGCCTTTGTGCTGCGCTATTCTGTTTATCTGGAAAAGGGAGAAGCCTTCGAATCCATTTTTGGAGGCGTTGATAGGCGGGAACACACAGTCTTTCCGGCCGCCATCCGCGATATCGGCAAAGCCATGTTGACGATCCATGAACATAGTTGGGAGTGGTTGGTAGATACGGAGAGGATCGCATTATGCGGCTTCTCGGCAGGTGCGCATAATGCCGCGACCTATTCCGTTTATTGGGACAAACCGATTCTGACCGATTATTACCAAGTGTCGGAAGAAAAACTTCGTCCCGCTGCTACGATTTTGGGCTATACGTTGAGCGATTATCTGTTCATGAAAGCGACCGAAAAGGATGAAATGGGCACCCTTCTGTTTGATGCCTCCGTAACGTCGCTGCTGGGAGAAGCGACCCCTAGCGATAAAACGCTGAAGGAAGTGAGCCCGGCGTTGTTGGTGACCGAAAAAACACCGCCGATGTTCCTGTGGGCCACCGCATCCGACGCACTTGTTCCGGTCGGGCACACGTTACGGATGGGGATGGCTCTTTCGGAGCGCGATATCCCGTTTGAGATGCACGTATTTGAAGAAGGTCCGCATGGATTGAGCCTTGCCACGCAGGCTACAGCCAACGCTAAAACGTTGGTAGACCAAAATGCCGCCAAATGGATCGACCTGGCGGACGCCTGGCTGCTGAAACGCTTCAGTCTCGATTTGCAGGATAAAACCGAGTGGGATTAG
- a CDS encoding helix-turn-helix domain-containing protein — MARSRFGEVVGEQIEVCPVTQTQDIIAGKWKIIILWNLSTQTRRFNELQRLLPNISKGILTRQLRELEEDQMVHWEVYKEVPPKVEYSLTPLGESFIPILQSMGEWSKKNLVSK; from the coding sequence GTGGCAAGAAGTCGGTTTGGAGAAGTTGTAGGGGAGCAAATAGAGGTTTGCCCCGTTACGCAAACGCAGGACATCATCGCAGGCAAATGGAAAATCATCATCCTGTGGAATCTGAGCACGCAGACGAGAAGGTTTAATGAGCTTCAACGGTTGTTGCCGAATATTTCAAAAGGGATCTTAACAAGACAATTGCGGGAATTGGAAGAAGACCAGATGGTTCACTGGGAAGTCTATAAGGAAGTTCCACCTAAAGTAGAGTATTCCTTGACGCCATTGGGAGAGAGCTTTATTCCGATACTGCAGAGTATGGGCGAGTGGAGCAAGAAAAATTTGGTGAGCAAGTAA
- the rpoN gene encoding RNA polymerase factor sigma-54: MNLSQNQNLTQTQTQKQTLSQTMLQGIHILQLGNLELHDYLNQKVLDNPFLQMKVRESRVSRSGSQANDLSWIPDRKQSLYEYITEQVMLTYRDTYLRTLIVWWINQLNDKGYVIKSIEEAAAETKATPIQMMDALTLLQQLDPPGIGARNLQECLMLQTERREDAPDIAYIVLEESFDDLINRKWGAISKRYAVTLENIQSVFDFVQHLNPSPGSAFQADEQISIRPDIIVTIKDAQLQINEARYGVPILSFNKAYAEELEQMKDKEVVKYVREKKKEYESLQENLSLRSETILRVSTAIVHRQAAFFFDEAHPLVPLQLTDLAEELNLHESTISRAINDTYVQTDSGLYELKYFLSRKAKSGNEDAISTTSVQQMIQKLIEEEDKHKPLSDQKIVDLLVQEKIDISRRTVAKYRTELNIPATSKRKRFD; the protein is encoded by the coding sequence GTGAACTTAAGCCAAAACCAAAATCTTACCCAAACGCAGACACAAAAGCAAACGCTTTCCCAAACGATGCTGCAAGGAATCCATATACTTCAGTTAGGAAATCTCGAACTACACGATTATCTGAATCAGAAGGTTTTGGATAATCCGTTTCTGCAGATGAAAGTAAGGGAGTCGCGGGTTTCCAGAAGCGGCAGTCAAGCCAATGATTTGAGTTGGATACCTGACCGTAAACAATCCCTTTATGAATATATTACGGAGCAAGTTATGCTGACTTATCGGGATACCTACCTCCGCACCTTGATTGTTTGGTGGATTAACCAATTGAACGATAAGGGGTATGTCATCAAAAGCATCGAAGAAGCTGCTGCTGAAACGAAGGCCACCCCGATCCAAATGATGGATGCCTTGACACTGCTGCAGCAACTCGATCCGCCTGGCATCGGGGCGCGTAACCTGCAGGAGTGTCTGATGCTGCAGACGGAACGGCGGGAGGATGCACCCGATATCGCTTATATCGTGTTGGAAGAGTCATTTGATGATTTGATCAACAGAAAATGGGGCGCCATTTCTAAAAGATATGCGGTAACATTAGAAAATATCCAATCCGTTTTCGATTTTGTCCAGCATCTGAATCCTTCTCCCGGGTCAGCATTCCAAGCCGACGAGCAAATCTCGATCAGACCGGATATCATTGTCACCATCAAGGATGCACAACTTCAGATAAACGAAGCCCGCTACGGCGTGCCGATCCTTTCCTTCAATAAAGCCTACGCAGAGGAACTGGAGCAAATGAAGGACAAGGAAGTCGTTAAGTATGTCAGAGAAAAAAAGAAAGAGTACGAATCGCTGCAGGAAAATTTGTCGCTCCGCAGTGAAACGATTTTACGCGTCAGTACGGCAATCGTGCACAGACAGGCAGCTTTTTTCTTTGATGAAGCGCATCCGCTTGTTCCACTGCAATTAACAGACCTCGCCGAGGAATTGAATCTGCACGAATCCACCATCAGTCGCGCAATAAACGACACGTATGTCCAAACAGATTCGGGTCTCTATGAACTGAAGTACTTCTTGTCCCGGAAAGCCAAATCGGGAAATGAAGACGCCATCTCCACAACGTCGGTCCAACAGATGATCCAAAAACTGATTGAGGAAGAGGACAAGCACAAACCGCTGTCCGATCAGAAAATAGTCGATCTGTTGGTCCAAGAGAAAATCGATATCTCGAGGCGGACAGTGGCCAAGTACAGGACGGAGCTCAACATCCCAGCCACTTCGAAGAGGAAACGGTTCGATTGA
- the deoD gene encoding purine-nucleoside phosphorylase — protein sequence MSLHIDAEKGQIAEIVLLPGDPLRAKYIAETFLEDAVCYNTVRNMLGYTGTYKGKKISVQGTGMGMPSATLYIHELINDFGAKNLIRIGTCGAIQEDVHIRDVIIAQAAATDSSMIYKDFAPAYFPPIGNYDLINKAYTLGKEQGMKIHVGNVYSSDSFYSDSNITDNMSKYGVLGVEMETAGLYYLASKFHVNALSILTVSDHLITGELTSSEERQTTFNDMIIVALEAAIQE from the coding sequence ATGAGTCTTCACATTGATGCAGAAAAAGGACAAATCGCGGAAATCGTTCTATTACCGGGGGATCCGCTTCGGGCGAAGTATATCGCGGAAACATTCTTGGAGGATGCGGTATGCTATAACACCGTCAGAAATATGCTGGGCTACACAGGCACTTATAAGGGCAAAAAAATATCGGTGCAAGGTACGGGAATGGGGATGCCATCCGCAACCTTGTACATTCATGAATTGATCAATGATTTTGGCGCCAAAAACTTGATCCGTATCGGTACATGCGGTGCTATCCAAGAAGATGTGCATATCCGCGACGTCATCATCGCGCAAGCGGCGGCAACGGACTCTTCCATGATCTACAAAGATTTCGCGCCCGCCTATTTCCCGCCTATCGGAAATTATGACTTGATCAATAAAGCCTACACGCTCGGGAAAGAACAAGGTATGAAGATCCATGTCGGAAACGTCTACTCATCTGACAGCTTTTACAGTGATTCCAATATCACAGACAATATGAGCAAATATGGTGTACTCGGGGTCGAAATGGAAACCGCGGGGCTTTATTACCTAGCTTCTAAATTCCATGTTAACGCACTCAGCATCCTGACGGTCAGCGATCACCTGATCACCGGCGAATTGACCTCCAGCGAAGAACGCCAAACAACATTCAACGACATGATTATCGTTGCACTGGAAGCAGCCATCCAGGAGTAA
- a CDS encoding BMP family protein — MKKFTVRTIGFSLLATTLLAACGNGGSSDNSESGTTAGKEFKVGMVTDLGSVNDKSFNQSAWEGLQKLQADFGYDVKYLEPQSDAEVEPSLLQFVNSGTDLTWATAATLADAVTNIAKNNPDAKLGIVDADIEGIDNIVSISFKENEGAFLAGVVAASMSETDKIGFIGGMEIPVIQRFQAGFEAGVREINPDAQIVVNYAGVFNRVDIGKSAAATMYNDGVDVIFHAAGGTGNGIFNEAQERFKAGEKVWVIGVDKDQSLEFGNDVTLTSMIKNVDNAVYEVSQQAAEGEFPGGQVVRLGLAENGVGLANTSDINVPKEVLDVVESYKEKIISGEITVPEQP, encoded by the coding sequence ATGAAAAAATTTACAGTTAGAACGATTGGTTTTTCCTTATTGGCAACAACCCTGCTAGCAGCTTGCGGAAACGGTGGCTCAAGTGACAACAGCGAGAGCGGCACAACTGCCGGGAAAGAGTTTAAAGTCGGGATGGTAACGGATTTGGGCAGTGTGAACGACAAGTCCTTTAACCAAAGTGCCTGGGAAGGTTTGCAAAAGTTGCAAGCAGACTTCGGCTACGATGTGAAATACCTTGAACCACAATCCGATGCGGAAGTGGAACCGAGCTTGCTGCAATTCGTCAACAGCGGCACGGACTTGACCTGGGCAACGGCAGCAACGTTGGCGGATGCCGTTACGAACATAGCCAAAAACAATCCCGATGCCAAATTGGGAATCGTCGATGCCGATATCGAAGGGATCGACAACATCGTATCGATTTCATTCAAGGAGAATGAAGGGGCATTTCTGGCAGGCGTTGTTGCAGCGAGCATGTCTGAAACCGATAAGATCGGATTTATCGGTGGAATGGAAATCCCTGTTATCCAACGCTTTCAAGCCGGTTTTGAAGCCGGAGTCCGTGAAATCAATCCGGATGCGCAAATCGTCGTTAACTATGCGGGGGTATTCAACCGTGTGGATATCGGAAAATCCGCTGCCGCCACTATGTACAACGATGGTGTGGACGTCATCTTCCATGCTGCAGGCGGAACTGGAAATGGTATTTTCAATGAAGCACAAGAACGTTTCAAAGCGGGCGAAAAAGTTTGGGTCATCGGCGTCGATAAAGATCAGTCCTTGGAATTCGGGAATGATGTTACCTTGACATCCATGATCAAGAATGTCGACAATGCAGTCTATGAAGTATCCCAACAAGCTGCCGAAGGGGAATTCCCGGGTGGACAAGTGGTGCGTCTAGGATTGGCAGAAAATGGCGTTGGTTTGGCTAATACTTCCGATATCAATGTGCCAAAAGAAGTACTGGATGTAGTGGAAAGCTATAAGGAAAAAATCATTTCTGGAGAAATCACAGTGCCTGAACAGCCATAA
- the mgtE gene encoding magnesium transporter, whose protein sequence is MELNELLLNAVANQNVTELKELIGDHYPVDVATALFEFEDEELAGLLNLLDAKGIAAIIEEAEEELQQGMIGLLDSKKIVKFFAYMSPDDITDILGTIGVGQRKEILGMMKKSDSNEIQMLLGYGPDTAGGLMTTKYIALRSELSMKNVLQEIRRIGPKTEIIETIFVVDKANELIGSADLRDILASAEDVSLEEIMNDNVLSVRPETDQEEVSLIVSKYDLKVIPVVNRRNAILGIITIDDIIDVIVEEQTEDLLMLSGVSKDEKVGNKISTSVVRRLPWLVINLMTAFLASFTVGMFEDVIIQVVALAAAMPIVTGMGGNAGSQTLSVVIRSIALGEVDIKNDWKYVFNEVGLGLINGSVTGLITGIILYFRYDNFFLGLIILIAMIGNLIIAGFFGFLIPLALKKWDLDPAISSSIFLTTATDVFGFFLFLSLAKMFLPHLL, encoded by the coding sequence ATGGAATTGAACGAATTGTTGTTGAACGCAGTAGCAAACCAAAATGTTACGGAATTGAAAGAGCTCATCGGTGATCACTATCCTGTGGATGTCGCAACGGCTCTGTTTGAATTTGAAGATGAAGAATTGGCCGGATTGCTTAATTTATTGGATGCGAAGGGAATCGCCGCCATCATAGAGGAGGCGGAAGAAGAACTCCAGCAAGGCATGATCGGTCTGCTGGACTCGAAAAAAATCGTTAAGTTCTTCGCCTATATGTCGCCAGATGACATTACCGACATCCTGGGAACGATCGGTGTCGGACAACGCAAAGAAATTTTGGGGATGATGAAAAAAAGCGACTCGAATGAGATCCAGATGCTGTTGGGGTATGGACCTGACACGGCTGGGGGGCTCATGACGACGAAATACATCGCCTTGAGAAGCGAACTCAGCATGAAAAATGTGCTGCAGGAAATCCGGCGCATCGGCCCTAAAACAGAAATCATCGAAACGATTTTTGTCGTCGATAAAGCGAATGAACTGATTGGATCGGCCGACTTGCGGGATATTTTGGCATCCGCTGAAGATGTCAGTTTGGAAGAAATCATGAACGACAATGTACTCTCTGTCCGCCCGGAAACCGACCAGGAGGAAGTCTCGCTTATCGTTTCCAAATACGATCTGAAAGTCATCCCTGTCGTGAACCGCCGAAACGCCATCCTCGGCATCATCACGATCGATGACATCATCGACGTCATCGTCGAAGAACAAACAGAAGATTTGCTGATGCTGTCAGGGGTAAGCAAGGATGAAAAGGTCGGCAACAAAATCAGCACTTCTGTTGTCAGACGGCTGCCTTGGTTGGTCATCAATTTGATGACTGCCTTCCTGGCTTCCTTTACGGTCGGGATGTTCGAGGATGTCATCATTCAAGTAGTCGCGCTTGCTGCTGCAATGCCGATCGTTACCGGAATGGGCGGGAATGCCGGCTCACAGACGTTATCCGTGGTCATCCGGAGCATCGCCTTGGGGGAAGTCGATATAAAAAACGATTGGAAATATGTTTTCAACGAGGTTGGCTTGGGGTTAATCAACGGGTCGGTGACCGGATTGATCACCGGCATCATTCTTTATTTCAGATATGATAATTTCTTTTTGGGACTGATCATTCTGATAGCCATGATCGGGAATCTCATCATCGCAGGCTTCTTCGGGTTCTTGATTCCGTTGGCTTTGAAAAAATGGGATCTTGATCCGGCAATTTCTTCCTCCATTTTCCTGACAACGGCGACCGATGTATTCGGCTTCTTCCTCTTTTTGAGCTTGGCGAAAATGTTCTTGCCGCACTTGCTGTGA
- the deoB gene encoding phosphopentomutase — translation MKSKRIHLIVLDSVGIGEAPDAAVFHDSGAHTIGHIAENMALRLPHLEGLGLGNIADIKGIEKAISSKAYWTKLAEKSAGKDTMTGHWEIAGLQIDTPFRVFPDGFPEELLEKISSYSGRKIIGNKPASGTAILDELGPEQMETGALIVYTSADPVLQIAAHEGIIPLEELYDICEYTRQITKDDPYMIGRIIARPYTGEPGSFQRTANRHDYALNPFGKTVLDQLKDNGKDVIAVGKINDIFNGQGITKAIRTKSNMDGVDQLLKVMGEPFEGLSFTNLVDFDALYGHRRDVQGYGEALMAFDARMPEILDQMAEDDLLIITADHGNDPTAPGTDHTREYVPLLVYSKQLVQPGELTTAHHFADISATIADNFDVPQAEHGKSFLAELK, via the coding sequence GTGAAAAGTAAACGAATACATTTGATCGTATTGGACTCTGTTGGGATCGGGGAGGCGCCGGATGCGGCAGTTTTCCATGACAGCGGGGCGCACACCATCGGCCACATTGCCGAGAATATGGCATTGCGGCTGCCCCATCTCGAAGGCTTGGGGTTAGGCAATATCGCCGATATAAAAGGGATAGAAAAGGCGATCTCAAGCAAAGCCTATTGGACAAAGTTGGCTGAAAAGAGCGCAGGAAAAGACACGATGACAGGCCATTGGGAAATTGCGGGCCTGCAGATCGATACGCCCTTCAGGGTATTCCCGGATGGTTTTCCCGAGGAATTGTTGGAAAAAATATCGTCCTACTCAGGCAGAAAAATCATCGGCAACAAGCCCGCTTCGGGAACAGCCATCCTGGATGAGCTGGGGCCGGAACAAATGGAGACGGGAGCATTGATCGTCTACACATCCGCTGACCCTGTCCTTCAGATCGCAGCACATGAGGGGATCATCCCGTTGGAGGAACTGTATGATATCTGCGAATATACGCGCCAAATCACAAAAGATGATCCCTATATGATCGGCCGGATCATCGCACGGCCATACACCGGCGAACCCGGCTCCTTCCAACGGACGGCTAACCGGCATGATTACGCACTGAATCCATTCGGGAAAACCGTGTTGGATCAGCTGAAAGACAACGGGAAAGACGTCATCGCCGTCGGGAAAATTAACGACATCTTCAATGGCCAAGGCATCACCAAAGCTATCCGGACAAAGAGCAATATGGACGGCGTGGATCAGTTACTGAAGGTGATGGGCGAACCATTTGAAGGGCTTTCATTTACAAACTTGGTCGACTTCGATGCGCTGTACGGGCATCGCCGGGATGTTCAAGGATATGGGGAAGCTTTGATGGCCTTTGATGCCCGAATGCCGGAAATACTTGATCAAATGGCAGAAGATGACTTGTTGATCATTACGGCAGATCATGGAAACGATCCGACAGCACCGGGAACGGATCACACGCGTGAATATGTACCGTTGCTTGTCTATTCAAAACAATTGGTTCAACCAGGTGAATTGACCACAGCCCATCATTTTGCGGATATTTCCGCAACCATCGCAGATAATTTTGATGTACCACAAGCAGAACACGGAAAAAGTTTTTTGGCGGAACTAAAATAA